In Theileria parva strain Muguga chromosome 4 map unlocalized ctg_528, whole genome shotgun sequence, the following are encoded in one genomic region:
- a CDS encoding SVSP family protein has protein sequence MRCVTYKCVLIFIIIKCVKSQDNNPDQPADEEDEEDNFEVLDLDKIIQQRLDRFEDPQYLPQYQQLQESQYPTQPQIQPQQYDLDQSYDQHQPELLGYQPQQYPGYQTESFQYQPETSGYHPQQYAPYQSYELQTQTQQQQYYQPPPTQPTPQVPQLTQESQYQYYGTETQDPYVYQQPYGTQTLCDIGHQPITETQPQIQPAYQHYIPVTQPSIPLTQPSYPYYQHYVLTPTFQQTQAGYQLYEPTQTQSIQESQPQPQPQFQQLSHYVPELVETQQPTGPLEPEVIQVQQIDDEETEKERQQTAQSLDKIKSKMDYDQQTQEPRKKRKKSRSPSPVPSDEPSESGDEEEEPVKRKEPKPRRKYNLIKFYKRSYSGNILEMTNEDYLIIVSDGNKKIYKFRADLEQLECGGEIVYEHTSGTPYCLLLSHSLRTDIFILTSSDGFTLVKKTKGEWRRTDAPIPDHIKLFTQNKEGDYVLMTNKDYNIDFTSMGSFRYEFFHVTDTVAWEKTDDDGYPLEIYVTPKMRVIVNFEGYSKVLGIKNDKYILYFRRKFSGRSKYS, from the exons ATGAGATGTGTAACatacaaatgtgtattaatatttattataataaaatgtgtcaAATCACAAGACAATAATCCTGATCAGCCTGCTGATGAAGAGGATGAGGAGGACAACTTTGAAGTTTTAGACCTAGATAAAATCATTCAACAACGACTTGATCGTTTTGAGGATCCTCAATACCTAccacaatatcaacaattacAAGAATCTCAATATCCAACCCAACCTCAAATTCAACCCCAACAATATGATCTTGATCAATCTTATGATCAGCATCAACCAGAATTATTAGGAtatcaacctcaacaaTATCCAGGATATCAAACTGAATCATTTCAATATCAACCAGAAACATCAGGATACCATCCTCAACAATATGCTCCGTACCAGTCATATGAACTTCAGACACAAACTCAACAACAGCAATATTATCAGCCGCCACCTACTCAACCAACTCCTCAGGTACCTCAACTAACCCAGGAATCTCAATATCAGTATTATGGAACTGAAACCCAAGATCCTTATGTATATCAACAGCCATATGGAACACAGACTCTTTGTGATATTGGTCATCAACCAATAACTGAAACTCAACCTCAGATTCAGCCAGCTTATCAGCATTATATACCGGTAACTCAACCATCAATACCATTGACTCAACCAAGTTATCCATATTATCAACATTATGTATTAACACCAACTTTTCAACAAACTCAAGCAGGTTATCAATTATATGAACCGACGCAAACTCAAAGTATTCAAGAATCTCAACCACAACCTCAGCCTCAATTTCAACAACTATCACACTATGTACCAGAATTAGTTGAAACTCAACAGCCAACAGGACCATTAGAACCTGAAGTTATACAAGTTCAACAGATTGATGATGAGGAAACAGAGAAAGAGAGACAACAGACAGCTCAGTCGttggataaaataaaaagtaaGATGGATTATGATCAACAGACTCAAGAACCAAGaaaaaaaagaaaaaaaaGTCGATCTCCAAGTCCAGTTCCATCAGATGAACCAAGCGAGTCTGgagatgaagaagaagaacCAGTTAAACGAAAAGAGCCCAAACCACGaagaaaatataatttaatcaaattttataaaagaaGTTATTCGGgaaatattttagaaatGACAAATGAAGACTACCTTATTATAGTTAGCGAtggaaataaaaaaatatataaattcaGAGCAGATCTTGAGCAGCTAGAATGTGGCGGGGAAATAGTCTACGAACATACAAGTGGAACACCTTattgtttattattaagCCATAGTTTAAGAACtgatatttttatactgACCAGCAGTGATGGATTTACGTTAGTTAAGAAAACTAAAGGGGAATGGAGAAGAACTGATGCTCCGATCCCAGATCATATAAAACTATTCACACAAAATAAGGAAGGCGATTATGTTTTAATGACCAATAAAGATTACAATATTGATTTTACATCAATGGGATCCTTTAGATACGAATTTTTTCATG TTACTGATACGGTTGCATGGGAAAAAACTGATGATGATGGTTATCCTTTAGAGATTTATGTTACACCAAAAATGCGTGTTATAGTTAACTTTGAGGGATATAGTAAAGTGTTAGGAAtcaaaaatgataaatatatactgTATTTTAGGAGAAAATTTTCAGGAAGATCTAAATATtcctaa
- a CDS encoding SVSP family protein yields the protein MTNEDYEVTYDDRNKTKYLFYADLEQIECDNQIIYLHEDGTPYCSSLTYSKKTKIVVITNIQGFILIKRIKGEWTTTEEKIPEYVKFYTEDSEGKEILLTKEHYKVTFTSHASFRYELHPGVKCTKIKADNMTAWEKTDNDAEFPIVIYVTNKLSLIINFDSYTKMFERRPHRYRILYNKKTLGRRKYK from the coding sequence atgacaaaTGAAGATTATGAAGTTACATATGATGATcgaaataaaacaaaatatttattttatgcAGATCTTGAGCAGATAGAATGTGACAATCAAATTATCTACCTCCATGAAGATGGAACTCCATATTGTTCATCATTAACTTATAGTAAAAAAACTAAGATTGTTGTCATTACTAATATTCAAggatttatattaattaagaGAATTAAAGGAGAATGGACAACAACTGAAGAAAAGATTCCAGAGTATGTAAAATTCTATACAGAAGATTCCGAAGGCAAAGAAATTTTACTAACTAAAGAACATTACAAAGTTACTTTTACTTCACATGCATCCTTTAGATACGAATTACACCCAGGTGTAAAATGTACAAAGATAAAAGCTGATAATATGACTGCATGGGAAAAAACTGATAATGATGCAGAATTTCCTATAGTGATTTATGttactaataaattaagtcTTATAATCAATTTTGACAGCTACACTAAAATGTTCGAAAGAAGACCTCATAGATATAGAAttctatataataaaaaaacttTAGGAAGACgcaaatacaaataa
- a CDS encoding SVSP family protein, whose amino-acid sequence MRCVTYKCVLIFIIIKCVKSQDNNPDQPADEEDEEDNFEVLDLDKIIQQRLDRFEDPQYQPQPEPQYQPEPDQYQQVLQYQPETTYYQQELSVYQPQQYDQYQPQHYQSYQAPTHPTGQQYVGYQYYEQSGVSQPGQYYIPPVTQPTQQPSYQNYYPGYPPHQPSYQHQYYEPPVTQPAQQQQYYQPSQPTQTQPQLPQPQYEYYEPTTTQTQQPEQYYDPSHPTQQQHYYEPPHTQTEVTQPQSPQTQSETLEEDDNFHVTEHDHPYAQKEPEPSKEQSQQPVQPQKQKKETEETKTS is encoded by the coding sequence ATGAGATGTGTAACatacaaatgtgtattaatatttattataataaaatgtgtcaAATCACAAGACAATAATCCTGATCAGCCTGCTGATGAAGAGGATGAGGAGGACAACTTTGAAGTTTTAGACCTAGATAAAATCATTCAACAACGACTTGATCGTTTTGAGGATCCTCAAtatcaacctcaaccaGAACCTCAGTATCAACCTGAACCAgatcaatatcaacaagTATTACAGTATCAACCTGAGACAACATATTATCAACAAGAATTATCAGTATATCAACCTCAACAGTATGATCAGTATCAACCTCAACATTATCAATCGTATCAAGCACCAACTCATCCTACAGGTCAACAATATGTTGGttatcaatattatgaaCAATCAGGAGTTAGTCAACCAGgtcaatattatatacctccAGTAACTCAACCTACTCAACAACCAAGTTATCAAAATTACTACCCTGGGTATCCTCCACATCAACCATCCTATCAACATCAGTATTACGAACCTCCAGTAACTCAACCTGCTCAACAAcaacagtattatcaacCTAGTCAACCTACTCAGACTCAGCCTCAACTACCACAACCACAGTATGAGTATTATGAACCTACTACTACTCAAACTCAACAACCAGAACAGTATTATGATCCTAGTCATCCTACCCAACAACAACATTATTATGAACCTCCTCATACTCAAACAGAAGTAACTCAGCCTCAGTCACCTCAAACTCAATCAGAAACTTTAGAAGAGGATGATAATTTCCATGTTACAGAACATGATCATCCATATGCACAAAAAGAACCTGAACCTAGTAAGGAACAATCTCAACAACCAGTACAACCacaaaaacaaaaaaaAGAAACCGAAGAAACCAAAACGAGCTAG
- a CDS encoding SVSP family protein, which produces MRCVIYKCILIFIIIKYVKSQDNNPDQPADDEEEEDNFDVFDLDEIIAERIDRFDDPQYQPQYQQIQESQYQAQPQTQPQPQTQPQYYDLDQGESYQYPQEPTYYGPPQTVTQQPESFQYQPQQYGQFPSQQQQVQYVQELLEAEQYGQYQPQPQPQPPQTIPYQPYQAPQPQSYGPYQHYGPAQQQISQYYYYGPESTDPYGYQPPYGTQTFYDTVQQPITGTQQQVTQPEQYYQHYGPPSYDPYQHIPTYPPGYQTQPMEHYEPQPQPQSETLEDEEDFYVTEHDQPYPQQEPQQPQQPIKPRKRARKRKDPQAPEEQGDEQPRKRRRPVKKTIDIKFYKKDSDGKLVEMINEDYKVTYDDRNKTKYDFILDLERIEYEDQIIYENKKGAPYCSSLTYSKKTKIVVMTFSDVFLLIKKTKESWKTISETTPDYVKFYTEDSEGKEILLTKEHYKVTFTSHASFRYELHPGVKCTKIKADNMTAWEKTDNDAEFPIVIYVTNKLSLIINFDSYTKMFERRPHRYRILYNKKTLGRRKYK; this is translated from the coding sequence ATGAGATGTGTGATATAcaaatgtatattaatatttataataataaaatatgttaaatcACAAGACAATAATCCTGATCAGCCTGctgatgatgaagaagaagaagataaCTTTGATGTTTTTGACCTAGATGAAATAATTGCGGAACGAATTGATCGTTTTGATGATCCTCAATACCAAccacaatatcaacaaatACAAGAATCTCAATATCAAGCCCAACCACAAACTCAGCCCCAACCACAAACTCAACCCCAGTACTATGATCTTGATCAAGGAGAATCATATCAATATCCACAAGAACCAACATATTATGGACCTCCACAAACAGTAACTCAACAACCAGAATCATTTCAAtatcaacctcaacaaTATGGTCAATTTCCATCACAACAACAACAAGTACAATATGTACAGGAATTATTAGAAGCTGAACAATACGGACAATATCAACCTCAGCCTCAACCTCAGCCTCCACAAACCATTCCATATCAACCATATCAAGCACCTCAACCTCAATCATATGGACCGTATCAACATTATGGACCCGCACAACAACAAATATCacaatattactattatgGACCTGAATCTACAGATCCTTATGGATATCAACCGCCATATGGAACACAGACTTTTTATGATACAGTTCAACAACCAATAACTGGAACTCAACAACAGGTAACTCAACCAGAACAGTATTATCAGCATTATGGACCTCCTAGCTACGATCCTTATCAACATATACCAACTTATCCACCTGGATATCAAACACAACCAATGGAACATTATGAACCTCAACCACAACCTCAATCAGAAACTTTAGAAGATGAGGAAGATTTCTATGTTACAGAACATGATCAACCATATCCACAACAGGAACCTCAACAACCACAACAACCAATTAAACCGCGAAAAAGAGCAAGAAAGAGAAAAGATCCTCAAGCGCCAGAAGAACAAGGTGATGAACAACCTAGAAAACGAAGAAGGCCAGTTAAAAAAACTATtgatatcaaattttataagaAGGATTCTGATGGAAAACTGGTAGAAATGATAAATGAAGACTATAAAGTTACATATGATGATcgaaataaaacaaaatatgattttattttagatcTTGAGCGGATAGAATATGAGgatcaaattatttatgaGAATAAAAAGGGAGCTCCATATTGTTCATCATTAACTTATAGTAAAAAAACTAAGATTGTTGTCATGACATTCAGTGACGTATttctattaattaaaaaaactaaagAATCATGGAAAACAATTTCAGAAACGACTCCAGACTATGTAAAATTCTATACAGAAGATTCCGAAGGCAAAGAAATTTTACTAACTAAAGAACATTACAAAGTTACTTTTACTTCACATGCATCCTTTAGATACGAATTACACCCAGGTGTAAAATGTACAAAGATAAAAGCTGATAATATGACTGCATGGGAAAAAACTGATAATGATGCAGAATTTCCTATAGTGATTTATGttactaataaattaagtcTTATAATCAATTTTGACAGCTACACTAAAATGTTCGAAAGAAGACCTCATAGATATAGAAttctatataataaaaaaacttTAGGAAGACgcaaatacaaataa
- a CDS encoding SVSP family protein, which produces MRCVTYKCVLIFIIIKCVKSQDNNPDQPADEEDEEDNFEVLDLDKIIQQRLDRFEDPQYQPQPEPQYQPEPDQYQQVLQYQPETTYYQQELSVYQPQQYDQYQPQHYQSYQAPTHPTGQQYVGYQYYEQSGVSQPGQYYIPPVTQPTQQPSYQNYYPGYPPHQPSYQHQYYEPPVTQPAQQPSYQYYLPPPTQPQQPQYQYYQPTTTQTEVTQPPHTQPQTIEDYDNFYVTEQDQPQQVPTAADTGFTYGPTQPTQPTPIPPTQHVPPTTQEPTQQSIKPQKKPRKRKRTQTTSGDEEEEKQERIPKRRRCRQIGKTKNIKFYKRNNLGNLEEMNVNDYLITFSDKKRKDYEFIAELEQLHCKNEVIYEHIDGTPYCSLLSQSRETNVFALTNSQGFTLIRKTKGGWTKNDYKIPENIKLLTQDSLGNEVIITADQYSIHFTSNGSFRYVLLTGVKCCKIIVEGLIAWEKTDEDDAHPTIIYLSEQLTVTVKFEKYTKMFERRTKYYKLTDMRLNVRKPKYI; this is translated from the coding sequence ATGAGATGTGTAACatacaaatgtgtattaatatttattataataaaatgtgtcaAATCACAAGACAATAATCCTGATCAGCCTGCTGATGAAGAGGATGAGGAGGACAACTTTGAAGTTTTAGACCTAGATAAAATCATTCAACAACGACTTGATCGTTTTGAGGATCCTCAAtatcaacctcaaccaGAACCTCAGTATCAACCTGAACCAgatcaatatcaacaagTATTACAGTATCAACCTGAGACAACATATTATCAACAAGAATTATCAGTATATCAACCTCAACAGTATGATCAGTATCAACCTCAACATTATCAATCGTATCAAGCACCAACTCATCCTACAGGTCAACAATATGTTGGttatcaatattatgaaCAATCAGGAGTTAGTCAACCAGgtcaatattatatacctccAGTAACTCAACCTACTCAACAACCAAGTTATCAAAATTACTACCCTGGGTATCCTCCACATCAACCATCCTATCAACATCAGTATTACGAACCTCCAGTAACTCAACCTGCTCAACAACCAAgttatcagtattatttaccaCCACCGACTCAACCACAACAACCACAgtatcagtattatcaaCCTACTACTACTCAAACAGAAGTAACTCAGCCCCCTCATACACAACCACAAACAATAGAAGActatgataatttttatgtGACAGAACAAGATCAACCACAACAAGTACCTACTGCAGCTGATACTGGATTTACATATGGACCAACTCAACCTACACAACCAACTCCAATACCACCTACACAACATGTACCACCAACTACTCAAGAACCTACTCAACAGTCAATTAAACCACAAAAGAAACcaagaaaaagaaaaagaacTCAAACTACAAGTGgagatgaagaagaagaaaaacAAGAACGAATACCTAAAAGAAGAAGGTGTAGGCAAATTGGAAAAACTAAAAacatcaaattttataaaagaaATAATTTGGGAAATCTGGAAGAAATGAATGTTAACGATTATCTTATTACATTTAGTGATAAAAAGAGAAAAGATTATGAGTTCATTGCAGAACTTGAGCAGCTACATTGTAAAAATGAGGTTATCTACGAACATATAGATGGAACGCCATATTGTTCATTATTAAGTCAAAGCAGAGAAACTAATGTTTTTGCACTTACCAATAGTCAAggatttacattaattagGAAAACTAAAGGAGGATGGAcaaaaaatgattataaaattccagaaaatataaaactaCTCACACAAGATTCTTTAGGCAATGAAGTTATAATAACTGCTGATCAATATAGTATTCATTTTACTTCAAACGGATCTTTTAGATATGTATTGCTCACAGGTGTAAAATGCTGTAAAATTATAGTTGAGGGTCTGATTGCATGGGAAAAAACTGATGAGGATGATGCACATCccacaattatttatttatcagAACAATTGACTGTTACAGTTAagtttgaaaaatatactAAGATGTTCGAAAGAAGGACTAAGTACTATAAACTCACAGATATGAGACTAAACGTTAGGAAACCTAAATAtatctaa